In Crassostrea angulata isolate pt1a10 chromosome 4, ASM2561291v2, whole genome shotgun sequence, one genomic interval encodes:
- the LOC128180997 gene encoding golgin-45-like, giving the protein MAEPSVRPKTIIANPQVIRETSSEAHNKRKDGRKSKAALEDKGTVLVRQPLPKYSFQTQTRKPSVETKYTQPVANVEPYPRGSSSENGGKIVSKVSPLKAGDTETGRQSVGVKEAAAVRMTPELVQTDSKDSTGITSGGSESEEIRRLREENAALKNQLDTQITSLTKQLDVQHQVNTELKKLLVASVGDDLHFTMEHLVRDKAQLSKELGHFSKKHSEDYEHLDKISIQADMWRSKFLASRLMIDELAADKAYLAMNCQESHNALQQMLNERHELRRNLFETYKSLEQIRSAFDPLTSQRTTKPPSTNALDLARMNQRLTENIRYRLLPHDNVIQIEAGPAWEDNLTLAESYAHQLLSRETEKETNQMTLTSAMANRYHPYANFDNLTFNCCEKCKGELTAV; this is encoded by the exons ATGGCCGAGCCCTCGGTCAGGCCTAAGACTATCATAGCCAATCCCCAGGTGATTCGGGAGACCTCCAGTGAGGCCCACAACAAACGCAAAGATGGAAGGAAAAGCAAAGCAGCATTAGAAGACAAAGGTACAGTCCTTGTAAGGCAACCATTGCCAAAATACAGCTTCCAAACACAGACTCGAAAGCCCAGTGTAGAGACCAAATATACCCAACCTGTGGCAAATGTGGAACCCTACCCTAGGGGGAGCTCTTCAGAAAATGGAGGTAAAATTGTGTCCAAAGTCAGCCCCCTTAAAGCAGGGGACACAGAGACTGGTAGACAGAGTGTCGGAGTGAAGGAGGCTGCTGCTGTGAGGATGACACCAGAGTTAGTACAGACCGACAGCAAAGACAGCACGGGGATTACCAGTGGAGGGTCGGAGTCCGAGGAGATCAGGAGACTGAGGGAGGAGAACGCGGCCCTGAAGAACCAGCTGGACACGCAGATAACCAGCCTCACCAAGCAGCTGGATGTACAACACCAG GTAAACACTGAGTTGAAGAAACTGTTGGTGGCATCAGTTGGTGATGACCTACATTTTACAATGGAACACCTCGTGAG AGACAAAGCTCAGCTGTCTAAGGAGCTGGGCCACTTTTCCAAGAAACATTCAGAAGACTACGAACATTTGGACAAGATCTCCATTCAGGCTGACATGTGGCGCAGCAAGTTCCTGGCAAGTCG ACTGATGATTGACGAACTGGCCGCGGATAAAGCTTACCTAGCCATGAACTGTCAGGAATCCCATAATGCACTGCAGCAGATGTTGAACGAGAGACATGAACTCAGGAGAAACCTGTTTGAGACCTACAA gTCTTTAGAACAAATTAGATCTGCCTTTGACCCGTTGACCTCTCAGAGAACCACCAAGCCGCCCTCCACCAAtgcccttgaccttgcccgTATGAACCAGCGACTGACCGAGAACATTCGGTACCGCCTCCTCCCCCACGACAACGTGATCCAGATAGAGGCTGGACCGGCCTGGGAAGACAATCTGACTCTAGCCGAATCTTACGCCCACCAG CTTTTGTCTCGAGAAACAGAGAAGGAAACcaatcaaatgaccttgacctcagCCATGGCCAACCGTTACCATCCCTATGCCAACTTTGACAATCTGACTTTCAACTGTTGTGAGAAGTGTAAAGGGGAGCTAACTGCTGTCTGA